Part of the Triticum urartu cultivar G1812 chromosome 2, Tu2.1, whole genome shotgun sequence genome, CACGCACCTCAAGCGCAAGCTGCAGGCGGGGGGCGACGCGGCGGCCAAGCCGGCGGCCCAGAGGCCCGCCTCCTCCTCCAAGGGCCAGTGGGAGAGGCGGCTGCAGACGGACATCAACATGGCGCGCCGCGCGCTGCGCGAGGCGCTGACCACGCTCGACGACATCAAGCCGCAGCAGCCCGACGCGGCCGACGGCGTCAATGGGCCTGCCGCAGCCGGCGCCGACAGCGGCAGCCCGGCGGCCTCGAGCTCGTCGGCCGCGTCGCTGTCCCAGTGCTCGCCCTCCGCGGCCGGTCCGTACGTGCTCACCACCGCGAACATCTCGCGGATGCTCGACGGGTGGGCCAGCAAGGGCCGCAGCGCCGTCCCCGCGGCCGACAGCCCCTCCGGCTCGTCGGCGTCGGAGGTTTCCTACGGCAGCGGCGCGGCCGCCCGTGCGCTGGGGTCCGCGTTCGAGTACGACAGGAAGCCGGCCGTTCTGGCGCCGGATCAGACGCAGCTGAACGCGATCGAGACGTGGCTCTTCGCCGACGACaacatcaacaacgaccaccatGGCCAcggaggcggcggcagcggccTGCTCGGCGTCCCCGCCACCCTGGGCTACCCTTTCTAGCTAGCTCCACCGTGCCAAGTTATCAAGGTCGATGTTCCCCTAGCTCGCGTTAGTGATGTGAGGAGTGTGCTCACTGCATGCCCACCTAACGAAAACTACATAGATCCTCTAGTAGTAGTACCTCGGTGGCTATGGCAATCAGCTTCCTTGGTCTCCTGTGTTACTTAGGATCTGCATAGTTTTCATTTAGGGAAAAGAAGGGAGGTTGTGGTAGCTAGCGCTCCTGTTATTTACTGCTGTAACTGTGACTTGGTACTATGTTCATGGGTTTTGGGTTCTGTACTTTGAAGTAGATCCGCTGTTTGCAAGCTGCAAAATGTGGACGAATAAAGTCAGTGTGTCAATTAGTACATGTCATGTAACCACTATGCCAAATACTGGTACCTGTCATATATCTATCACTAATTAAGTAAGTTGATTAATCTTTGGAGTATGTCAATTACTGCCTGTCATATATTTCCACCACTAATTGGCCAGTATGCCAAATACTGGTACATGTCGTATATATGTATCACTAGTTATGCCAGTAAGTTGATTAATCATCTATCTGTCTTTAAGTGGGGAAATAGTTTCATTTTGTTTCTCTCTATTTCctgttttttttttttgcttcCTCGGAGCAGTCCACTACATGACAACGCTTTGTCCCTCGGGTGATTAGCTGAGTTGATACCAATTGATCGAACCTCAAATTTGACTTGGTGCGTGTATTTTTCTACAATTGATTTGGCGTCTAAAGCTGTTCAAGAGTTCGTACTTTTAGAAAATCTGAGAACAAACACTATTCCATTCACGCGTGAGAATAAACGCTAGATGAACAAAATATTACTGCTCCTTCTGCAAacaaatataagagcatttagatcacagTGGGCGTATCTAGATCTGCATGAGCATATTTGTAACATTGACCATAAAGTAGTTAACTCTCAAATGACTTACACAATTATATATATAGTAGATTAATTCATTTTATAGCATGGTAAACATTATCATAGATTTGTATGAATAATTTTGTAAAATCACCCGAATTAAATCTCTGCCCATGAAGAAACGAATGCTCTGTATCTATATAAGTGTTTCTTTTATATAGAAAATAATAAGCTATTTTTTTGTGGTAGCCAATAATATACATATAGATAGGCCACAGCGAGACATTTCATAAAGCATCACACCATATCATCTATATAAAGACAAGCGCCCAAAGCACAACTGAAAACTAGAAAGAAAGGTACAATGCTGGGGGCACCAGCTTAACATTATGCCCATGCATCCAAATAAAAACCACAGCTAGCTCGCGGCAGGAGGGGCCGCAGCAATCGACGTGCCACGACACGAAACTTCTTGATGAGATCATCAATTGTGTTGCCCTCCTCCTGCTTACTAAATATTCTCAATTGGTGCAAGGAAAAAACGCGGATTGCCGCCCAAATATGTTGTGTGATGGCTTAAATTTGAATACGTGGTGCTCTGAGGGTGCTTGCAAGACTAGTTTGTAAAGAAAAACCTGGTCTCATCCACCCATGTGTATGTGACTACACACTGGTTAATTTACCATGGACAAACTATCACATGA contains:
- the LOC125536135 gene encoding transcription factor MYB94-like, whose translation is MGRPPCCDKEGVKKGPWTPEEDLVLVSYVQEHGPGNWRAVPTRTGLMRCSKSCRLRWTNYLRPGIKRGNFTDQEEKLIVHLQALLGNRWAAIASYLPERTDNDIKNYWNTHLKRKLQAGGDAAAKPAAQRPASSSKGQWERRLQTDINMARRALREALTTLDDIKPQQPDAADGVNGPAAAGADSGSPAASSSSAASLSQCSPSAAGPYVLTTANISRMLDGWASKGRSAVPAADSPSGSSASEVSYGSGAAARALGSAFEYDRKPAVLAPDQTQLNAIETWLFADDNINNDHHGHGGGGSGLLGVPATLGYPF